A genomic region of Zalophus californianus isolate mZalCal1 chromosome 11, mZalCal1.pri.v2, whole genome shotgun sequence contains the following coding sequences:
- the LOC113914471 gene encoding membrane-spanning 4-domains subfamily A member 15-like translates to MSEPAGSRTPAPTPSGKLEAAQPRAQLPSEAGSSVVTSREQQRVISPVPGTPGLPWRSPEESSLLPQTPETARLSREDLFFQGQPTTLGALQILIGLLHISSGGILVAAPKFVEFPTTYWYLLAGGVLFFITGTATLISTANCTIPKMKVSTGMNVVSLLCSSLGICTFVVELTAGSRYAQVPHKSLLVLLLLSSILELGITSLTTFLGLRATFCYTWPWL, encoded by the exons ATGTCTGAGCCGGCAGGCTCCAGGACCCCAGCTCCAACTCCCTCCGGCAAGCTGGAGGCAGCCCAGCCCCGAGCCCAGCTGCCGTCGGAAGCCGGCTCATCAGTGGTGACAAGCCGGGAGCAGCAGCGAGTGATATCCCCTGTCCCCGGGACCCCAGGGCTGCCGTGGCGGAGCCCAGAGGAgtcctccctgctgccccagaCCCCGGAGACTGCCCGCCTAAGCAGGGAGGACCTCTTCTTCCAGGGACAGCCAACCACCTTGGGA GCCCTGCAGATCCTTATTGGCTTGCTTCATATCAGCAGTGGAGGTATCCTGGTTGCTGCCCCAAAATTTGTGGAGTTTCCCACCACTTACTGGTACTTGCTGGCCGGTGGAGTGCTG TTCTTCATTACAGGCACGGCCACCCTGATCAGCACGGCAAACTGCACGATTCCCAAG ATGAAGGTCAGCACAGGGATGAACGTGGTCAGCTTGCTGTGCTCCAGCCTCGGGATATGCACCTTCGTGGTGGAGCTGACTGCCGGCAGCAGGTACGCCCAG gtgccccacaagagTCTCCTGGTCCTGCTGCTGCTCTCCTCCATCCTGGAGCTGGGCATCACTTCCTTGACCACCTTCCTGGGCCTCCGAGCCACCTTCTGCTACACGTGGCCA TGGCTGTAG